CGGCGCATGATCAGTGGCAATAAAGTCGATTACACCATCTAACAGGGCTTGCCACAATATTTCTTGATCGCGGGGCGATCGCAAGGGGGGATTCATTTGCGCTAGAGAGCCAATTTTCTCGTAAGCCCCAATATTCATTAGCAAATGCTGCGGTGTCACTTCGGCTGTCACCCATGCAGGTTTTTCTTGACGCAAAAATTCTGCCTCTTCCCCTGTGGACATATGCAAGATATGCAACCGTCGCTGATATTTTTTAGAAAGCTTTACGGCTAGTTTGGTTGCATTGAGCGCCGCTTGATTGTCCTGAATTAAGGAATGCTTAGCAGGATCTTTACTATCGGCAAATTCAATGCGGCGTTGAGCAATTCTGGCTTGATCCTCAGCATGAACTGCGATTAGGCGATCGCCCTGCGAGAAAATCTTATCTAACAGATCCTCTTGATCGATCAACAAATCACCATGCATCGATCCCATAAATATTTTGATGCCACAGGTAGGATTAGCCGAGAGCAAGTCTGGTAATACTTCGCCTGTCGCCCCAATAAAAAAGCCGTAATTAACTACACATTTGCTAGCCGCTCGACTAAGTTTGTCATCCAACGCCGCCTGTGTAATCGTCAATGGGCGCGTATTCGGCATTTCTAAAAAGCTAGTCACGCCACCCTTCGCACAGGCATGACTCGCCGATCGCAAATCCTCTTTATGCTCTAACCCTGGTTCCCGAAAATGCACTTGCGGATCGATGACTCCCGCTAGCAAAGTCAAACCCTGTGCTTCGATGATTTCTAAAGGCTGATCATCAGTACTTAGCTCAGTGGGATTGAGGGAAGGGGCGATCGCTGCAATCTTGCCATGTTGAATATATACATCGCCAATTAAAGTTTGGCGATCGGGCAAAATAATCGTGCTTTGTCTAATTAATATACTCAAAATAAAATTCCTTATAAAATTCTTTTAAATGTGTCTTGTAGGATGCGTTAGTGCAACGTAACGCATCCATTAGCTTTAAATGTAGGATGCGTTAGTGCAACGTAAAGCATCCATTAGTAGCCAGCAATTAGTCAACAATGATGGGTTACGCGATCCCATCCTACGTTTAATTCCCACAACTTTAGGCTGTGTTGCAAAGAACCAGATTTTCGGTAGTGCGGCGCAGCCGCGCCACCAAACGAAGTAGTTAAAAATTAAGATACTCCTTAATAATCTCAATTTGCTTTTCTTCGATCAGCTTTTGGTCGGGATATTTAGGGAGTTTGGTATTTTTCATCGCTGATTCCATCTCCTGCTCTAGCTTACTGACCTCAGCGATGAGGGTGTCATAGGGTACTTCGCCATTACGGATTTGACGGATAAATTGAGCATCACCTGTGATTTCTCGGTTAGGAATCACGCCCTCTCCCTTCAAAATCTCAATCCCAGATTTGAGGAGGCGATAGCAATGCCCAGAATGCTTGCTGTCATATCCCACCTTCTCCTCAATCTCTGCACGTTTGGAATTACGATTTTTGCGCCATGACTGGAAAGCTTCGTATTCTTGTAGTGCTTGTCGATAGGTTTGAGTATTGTGTAGCAAGGTAATAAATTCATTGGTTGACCTCGTGTAGTACTGCACTGCGGGAAGCAATTCTTCAGCTAATGGATATTGCTTGAGTAAACCCTTGTAATCAACATGGGTTAGCAATTCGGTAGCCACTTCGCTATATTGGCTAGCATCCTTAATTAAAATATAGAGAAACTCAAGAAAGGCATTTAACTGTTCTTTGCGTAAGGGATTTTCCTCTAGTCCGTAGTCTTTGGGGTTTGGTGGCAACGAGAAAAAATCTGGGTCTTCTTTATACCGCAGTAACCATTTTCTGTGGGTCTGCACCTTTTTTATTTGGGCGTGAGCATAGCCAGAATAGCTATAGAAAACTTTTTGGCTTAAAAAAGCATCACGGATTTCAATTAAAGATTCGCCAAATCTAGTTAGAATCAGATAGTCACTTCTATCTATCCATAACAATTCAAGAATATTGGGATTGTTGAGTGTTGCCAAATGACAAAATTTTTTGATGTTGTAGATATTACTATCGGTATCGGTCAAAGCTGAATACAGACAATTTGGGTCAGAGAAACTATCTAATTGCTCAAAGTTCTGTGTGCCAATAAAATAAGGCAGCGTGGGAATGCAGATTCCTTTGTAGTCATAGTCGCTATTCTCATTGTGAACCCTATATAGCCTAGAGCCTGTCAAAGCTAGTAAAATTGTTCTTGTTTCAACTTCTAGTCTTTTCATAATTTATCTTTTGACAATAGTATAGGAACTACCTCTTTCATTAGCTCTTTGCAAAGGTTTATTCCTAGCATTGCTTTCAATTACTTCCCAATCAGCATTCTCTAGCACAGCATCCAAGACATCGGATAGATTACAACGCTGCTCATAGGCAATGCGTCTTAGAATATCGTGATGTTCTGGCAGAACATATACAGGCTTTCTCTGTGTTTGCGCCATTTTTAACTTAGCAATAAATGGATTGTTGTTATCCTAACATAGCTAAGTGCGTAATTTGACAATTGGCTAATTAGCTATTTTAATATAAGTAGTCCATATTGTTCCTCTATTTAATTGATTTGATTGGTATATCAATAAACTTCTAGGGAACGAGCAATATTCGATTTAAGTCTTTCCATGCCTCATTTTCTTCTTCGCTAAGCCAGTCTTTCGCTAAGGAGGATTCTAGTAAGTGAGGTTGCTCTCTAGTTTCCATAAAGTCATCGGAGAAGAGATCGAGGCTACTCCAGAGGGTTTGCCAAGGGTTGTTTTTGGGGATTAGGCGATCGCGGTTACAGTCTAAAGCTTTCACAGTGGCGCGTCCTGTTGGTGTATTGCCTAATAATCGCAGTTTATCGTTAGACCAGACAAAATGATCTTGCCAGCGATCGCTGCGTGGATTAAATAGAGGAGTTTCTATTTTTGTTTCGGGATCGATCACAGTATTTTTTGTGTACTTCTGGCGATTGCAATGGAAGCAAGCAAGGGCAAGGTTATCAAGATTATCATTACCTCCTTGAGATTTAGGCAGGACATGATCTATGGTGAATTGAACGAATTGCCATTTTTCTACAGCATGACAGTATTCGCACAGTCCGTTTGCACGATCTCGAACTTGGGCTTTGATGGTTTCGGTTATGTTACGCGCCATGTTGGATTTCTGGCTGAGTTGTGGCGATGTTTTCGAGTAAGAAGTTATTGCGAATCATCCGATTTACAAAGCTGAGATAGTCATCGATCGCGGCAAAA
This genomic stretch from Pseudanabaena galeata CCNP1313 harbors:
- a CDS encoding nucleotidyltransferase domain-containing protein gives rise to the protein MKRLEVETRTILLALTGSRLYRVHNENSDYDYKGICIPTLPYFIGTQNFEQLDSFSDPNCLYSALTDTDSNIYNIKKFCHLATLNNPNILELLWIDRSDYLILTRFGESLIEIRDAFLSQKVFYSYSGYAHAQIKKVQTHRKWLLRYKEDPDFFSLPPNPKDYGLEENPLRKEQLNAFLEFLYILIKDASQYSEVATELLTHVDYKGLLKQYPLAEELLPAVQYYTRSTNEFITLLHNTQTYRQALQEYEAFQSWRKNRNSKRAEIEEKVGYDSKHSGHCYRLLKSGIEILKGEGVIPNREITGDAQFIRQIRNGEVPYDTLIAEVSKLEQEMESAMKNTKLPKYPDQKLIEEKQIEIIKEYLNF
- a CDS encoding HNH endonuclease, translating into MARNITETIKAQVRDRANGLCEYCHAVEKWQFVQFTIDHVLPKSQGGNDNLDNLALACFHCNRQKYTKNTVIDPETKIETPLFNPRSDRWQDHFVWSNDKLRLLGNTPTGRATVKALDCNRDRLIPKNNPWQTLWSSLDLFSDDFMETREQPHLLESSLAKDWLSEEENEAWKDLNRILLVP
- a CDS encoding dihydroorotase, producing MSILIRQSTIILPDRQTLIGDVYIQHGKIAAIAPSLNPTELSTDDQPLEIIEAQGLTLLAGVIDPQVHFREPGLEHKEDLRSASHACAKGGVTSFLEMPNTRPLTITQAALDDKLSRAASKCVVNYGFFIGATGEVLPDLLSANPTCGIKIFMGSMHGDLLIDQEDLLDKIFSQGDRLIAVHAEDQARIAQRRIEFADSKDPAKHSLIQDNQAALNATKLAVKLSKKYQRRLHILHMSTGEEAEFLRQEKPAWVTAEVTPQHLLMNIGAYEKIGSLAQMNPPLRSPRDQEILWQALLDGVIDFIATDHAPHTLVEKGLAASEDHQSNQSEKSSKETVLLEPANVPSGMPGVETSLALMLTEAMKGRCTVHQVSEWMSRNVATGYKIANKGEIRIGWDADLVLVDLLNYKPVKNEDLLTKCGWSSFAGWELTGWADTTIVGGQVVYANGKVNPDVRGQALQFG